A stretch of DNA from Clostridium sp. JN-9:
GAAACATCAGACAAACTTAAGAAAAAAGGCTATAGTGAAAGGGAAATTGAGTTAGAAATTAATAAACTTATTGAAAACTTTTTTAATAGAGTTATAAATAAGCTTAGTATAAGCAATTTGCATTTAAATCAATTATATAAAATATTAAACAGAAAATATGTAGATGAAGCTGTTGAATTAATTAATAATATTCCCTATGAATTTAAAGTCCGTTTTAATAATAAAATGGTGACTGGGCTTGCTTTCCATATACAATCACTAATGGAGAGACTTAAGCAGGGAAAGCCAATTTATAATCCTAACCTACAGGAGATAAAATCCAGATATGAGGAAGAATTTAACCTTTCTGATCGTTTTGTAAGTGAATTAAGTGTTAAATTTAATGTAGATATACCGGAAGATGAAAAAGGTTTTATGACAATTTTACTGGCAAATAATATTGTTGAAAAAAAAGATAATGATAATGTTGGAATTATAGTTATATGCCATGGTGAAAGTACAGCTACAAGTATGGTAAATGTATGCAACTCCTTACTAAACATAAATCTAGTGAAAGCAATTGATATGCCGCTGGAAGCGGAAGTGGCTGCAATATATAATAAGTGTCTGGCTTCTGCAATTGCTTCAAATAAAGGAAAAGGTGTTCTTATCATGGCAGACATGGGGTCATTAATTAGTTTCGGAGAGAAAATTCAAAGGGAAAGCGGAATACCTGTAAGAACTATTAATAACGTATCAACGCTTACAGTGCTAGAAGCAGCAAGGCGTGTTGTTTTTAAAGGTGAAAATTTAGATGAAATTTACAATGCTTTAGCAAGTAAAGATTCAGAAGCTGTTCTCAGTAAGAAAAAGGCAATTATTACTGTTTGTGCAACAGGTAAAGGCGGCAGTGTAATGGCAGGAAATTTAATAAAGAGCACTATTGGAGAAAATTACTCTAGAAAGGTAGAGATAATACCTCTGGATTATATGACTATAGAAAATAATACAAAGTATTTTAATGAAATTAAGCAGAAATATGACATAATTGCATGCTTTGGAAGTATGAAACCAAGTAATAATGAGATGCCATATTTCTCCATTAATGAATTATTTGATGATAACATCAGAGAAAAATTAATAAATATTATAGATACTAATATATCTTCAAATAAAGCTTTAAGCAGAAAAGATATGGATATTTATGATAAAGCCAAAATAATGTTTGATAAATATTTACTTTATTTAAATTCAAATATGGCAATAAAATGCATAAAAAATATAATTAAAGAACTTGATATAAAAGAGGAGGAAAAAGAAAATGATAAAGTATCCAATCTTGTTATCCATATTGGATGTATGCTAAATAGGATAATCATTGGAGATATGATTATTTTCGACAATATAAAAGATTTTATTGAAGATAATAATGAAGTTTTTTTAAGAGTGAAAAAGGCGGTAAAATCAACGGAAGATGCTTTTAAAATTAAAGTATCAGATGACGAAATATGTTATATTGTAAAAATACTGCAGCAATTTTAATAATAAAATATGAATAGCACTCAGGCTTATAATAAACATGTTAAGTCTGGGTGCTTTATTATGTTTGGCTAGTGTAACTTAAATATAGATTTATAATGAAAAATAATATACAATAATAATATGTTAACATTTTCTTAATTTATTTTAGGAAGGTATGATTAAAATTATATTAAATATATTAGCAGTAATAACAACAATTTTTCAATCATTTTTGATAGTGTGGACCTGCAACAGTATTGCATCAAAAGAAAATAAGATTTCTAAAATTAACTTTATTATTTTGAATGTCACTATTTTAGTCTGGACTGTATTTTTTGGCTTTAATAATAATGGACCATATGCAAATTTAATAATGGTAATTGGGGTTTTAATTTTATGTATAATTTTCTATAGAAAATCTATCATTGATGCTATACTTGGATTTGGAACAGTTTATTCAGTAATTGTAATATCTTCCTACTTTTTTTTTGCCTTTTATAAATATGTTGTATCTTCCATTAAGCTAAGTTTATCTAGTGATTTTCAAATGATTATTTTTGTATTTCTGCCATCGTGGTTTGTATATATAATCTTTTTTAAATTTGCAGATTATATTTTAAATGCTGTTCTACTTATGAAAACATATACCCATTCTCTGCTATTCTTCATAATTATTACATATACTATGATTGTTTTGGACACTTTGCGTGCACAAGAACAGGATGGGAGTGCAGATTCAATGTTTAAATTAATTTTTTATTTAATGGCATTAATGATTTTTGTTTTCACCATAGTTTATTTTGCCAGAGTAAATGAAAAGTCAAAGGAAGCTGATATGTTAAATGATGCTTTAAAGGCTAAGATTACAGAGCTTAGAAAAGTAAAGCATGATTATGGAAGTGAAATAAGCGGATTATATGGCTTGTATCAGCTTGGCAGATTTGACAGACTTGGTGACATGCTTAAGAATATTGTTGAAAGAAATCAGGCCCTGAATACCTCTGTGTATGTTAATGTACAAGCATCTCCATTAATAAGCTCAATTTTAACCCCCATTTCTTCATCTGATATAGATTTAATTGTTCTTGATACAGCAGATTATAACAATTTATCAATAAATGATGACGAGTTGTTAAAAGTATTATCTAATATTATTAGGAATTCACTAGATGCTCTTAAAGGAGTAAAAAATCCTATAATTAAATTTAAAAGCTACAATGTTCATAATGGTGTGGTAATTAACATAAGCAATAACGGACCTGAAATTCCATGTGACATAATGAATAAGATTTTTAAAGCTGGTTTCAGCACTAAGGGCAATGTAGATGGTGAAAGAGGTTTTGGTTTAAGCATAGTAAAAGAAATAATAAATAAATGTAATGGTAAAATTACCATAAACAGCAGTTCGGAATTAACTGAATTTAATATTCAGATACCATATAAATAAATTTACTCTAACATTGTGGATGGAATTTTATATTAATAATAGAGTTCAGTAATAGCCTTAAACAAATCTCCATCAAAATCGATGTACATAATTCCACCATGGAGCTCAACTATACTTTTTGCAATGGCCAGGCCTAATCCATTGCCATCCACATCAGAGCTTCTGGAAATATCCCCTCTTGTAAATCTTTCAAATATTTCTTTTTTATCAAAATCAAGGGGCGCGGAGGAAACATTTTTAAAGCTTATTTTAATTCCCTTATGAATATCATCAATATCAACATATACTCTTGTGTTTGCAAGAGAATATTTTAGAGCATTAGTTATTAGATTTTCAAAAACACGAGACATTCTGTTGCCATCTAAGTTCATTTCAATTTTTTTTGCAAAAGACTTTACTATAAATACTATTTTTTTATATGAATATACTTCTGAGTCTGAATACTCTGATATGGATTGATTAATAAGCTCTATAACATCCACATTTTTTTTATTTAATTCCAGCTTTCCGCTATTTATTTTAGATATTTCAAATAAATCTTCAATTAGAGTCTTAAGTTTTATACTTTTCCTATTTAAAATATTTAAAAACTCTTTTTTTTCTTCTTCGGAAATATTCTCTCTAAGTAAAATATCAGTATAATTTATTATTGATGTCAGGGGAGTTTTTAAATCATGAGATACATTAGCAACTAATTCGCTTTTTAATTTTTCATTTTTTATCTGATCCTCAATAGATACTTTAAAGCCCTTGTTTATTTTGTTTATATTATGACTTAGACATGCTAAGGATCTGTCACCATTTTCCCTTATAACATAGTCTAGTTCACCACTGGTTATTTTTGCTGTGCCTTGTATTATTTCATCAATGTATCTGCTGAACCTGATGATTTTGGGCAATATTACTATGGCATAGAATAATACCAGGGGAAGCAGAATAACTATCATACCGTGATTATACATAAGCCATAATGCCATTATTACAGAAAGTGTAAAAAGAAAATAAACTGTAATTTTAAAAAGAGTAGTTCTATTTTCGAACCATTGATTTATTGTCTTAAAAAACTTAATCATAAAGTTATTTTTCAAACCACGGATAAATCTTTCTTCACCAAGGAAGTACAGTACCATTAAAATAAGAAAAAGTATTGCAGAATACATTGCAATGTACATTTTATCTCTTGTAATGCTGTTTCTTGTATTTGAAACACTTTCATTTATAGAGCTGATCTCACTATTATAATTATTCTGTGCTGCCTGCAAAATATTCTTTAGAACAGGTTCATCTTCATTTGAATAAGAATAATTATTAGGGAACCAATAGGCTTCCACATAATTACTGGAATTAATTATTGAATGATTACTGCCATATCTGCTTGCAGGAGCACCATCTGAATTGTAAGATAAATTATACCACTTACCTTTGCCAGATACATACTTGTACAAATCGCCGGTTTCCTGCTGAAATAATTTTAAATCATTTTTTATTAAATCAATATTTTCAGTGTCGTTGGTTATAAATGTATTTTTACTTTTATCGATAATAATAAATTTTACAATTTTACTATAATCATAATTACCAATAGAAATTTTAAATTCCCTGCTAATATTGTTAAGTTCATCCTGAGATTTTTCTGATAATATTTTTAAGTTATTGGTTTTGTCATATATATATGAATTCCCAATACTTGCACATTGTTTTACCCATAAATCATAATTAATCCAGTTAGCATTGCTTATTGAACCTTCATCTTTTTTTATATAGGATAATTTTTGCTTAGTAGCTGATAAAGTTGAATTCATTGAATTTATTTCATTATTTTTTTTATTAATACTGTTTATACTGCTGTATATTTCAATGAGAAGAAATGCAGAAATAATAAGAAGCAGAAGTACAGCTTTTTCCACCATGTTCCATAGTTTAGGATGACTAACAAATTTATTTTTCAATTGTATATCCAACTCCCCACACAACTTTTATATATCTTGGATCCTTTGTATTTATTTCTATTTTTTTTCTAAGTCTTCTTATATGGACGGAAACTGTATTTTCTGTTTTAAATGCAGGCTCATCCCATACTCTTTCATAAAGTTCCTCAGAAGAGAAAACTCTGCCCCGATTTTCAGCCAACAGCAGTAATATGTCATATTCTATTGGTGTAAGTTTAACTTTATTGCCCTCCAATGTAACAGTATGGCTGATTTTATTAATAATTAGCTGATCAATTACAACTTCTTCATCATTTGCTTTTTTATTATAATTCCCCAAATCAATATATCTTCGAAGCTGGGACTTTACCCTTGCTACCAGCTCCATAGGGTTAAAGGGTTTTGTTATATAGTCATCTGCTCCTATGTTTAAGCCTAATATTTTGTCCGTTTCTTCGCTTTTTGCAGACAGCATTATAATAGGAATATTCCTTTTTTCCCTTATCTTCATGCATGTTCTTATTCCATCCAGTTTTGGCATCATTACATCCAATATTATTACATGGATTTCATTATTTTCTAAAGAATCTAAGGCTTCCAATCCATCTCCGGCTTTAATGATATTAATATTCTCAGTGCTTCTTAGATATACTTCAATGGCATCCCTTATTTCCTTTTCATCATCAACAACCAGCACATTATGAGTATCCATAAATATAAGTCCCCCCAATTAAAAAATAATCATTTATTTTTGTATATAAAAAAACTGAAAGGCTCTTTTATATTTCCCTTTATAGTTTCAACCTTGGAAATGTTTCTAAGATGATATATTTTACCGTCATAATCCTTAGCCTGATTATCGCATACATAGGCATAGTCATACTTACCCGTATCCTTCCATGCCATAAATATATAAGTATGAGTTGGAATGCCACTGCTGCTTAGTTTTTCATCTGTGGTAAAGCAGATATCTCCCGGCTGCAGCTTTTTATAATCCATTTCCTTTTTCCAGCCTTCTCTTTTCATTATACCTAGAAGTTCAGTAGTATTACAAATATTATCATCTATTTTTTCACCATTCATCCTTAAAACTTCAGACAAAAAATAAACACATGTATTAGCAGAATAGCCTTGATTGAGAGAGACTGCCTTGTTATATGCTTTAAGTCTGTTATCTTTATTTAACATGGAATTGTATATTTTATCCTGAAGATCATGACTATGTATTTTGTTACTTTCACTAAATGAGTGTACAATCATAACTGCTGCAATTAAAATCAACATAGCTGGAAAGACTAAAATGACTTTTCTAAATGGGAATCTTAAATTTCTTTTATGTCTATTTTTGTATAATGAAGTCTGATCCATAAAAAAACCTCCTCAAATTTAGAACTGTTAATTCTATAATAGAGGAAGTAAATTACAAAAATCATATTATAAAAGTGAAGATTTCCGTACGATTTTATTTTTCTCATTTTCCCAGGATAAAACATAATCCTCTAGGATTTTATGAAGGTATTCACCAATTTTCAAATAGGATTCATCTTTCAGATTAGCCAGTGAAATTCTTATGGACCATTCAGGTGCGTGGAATCCACCGCCATTTAATAATACAATTGATGATTCCTCTGCTAACCTTAAAAGTATATCAACAGGCTTATGGTTTTTCTGAAGATAATCTGCGAAGTCTTTATTAAAGGTTTCACCAGCCCACTGAAGAAGATCAAATTCTGTATAATAGGCTGCATCATAAGGATTATGCTTTAACTCCATATGAAGACCTTTATATAAAAGCTCCTCACGATGATGACAGATATTTTGTGTAAGCTTTTTATAATTATTTTCCTTATCTGTTAAAGCAAATATACAGAAAAATGCCATTTGAACCTGCTGCGGGGTTGATAGGCCTGCAGTATGATTTAAAGCAACCTGGCGGCTGTCTGCTACAATTCTGTCAATAAAGCATATTTTTTCAGGGTTTGTAGAAAGAGCTTCATACCTTTTGTTAAGCTCATTTTTATCTTCTGCACTTTGATTTTTAAGTAATTTATCAAAAACATTGTTTTTATGAATAGCAATAGTTCCAAGTCTCCAGCCGGTAACTCCAAAATATTTTGAAAATGAGTATACTCCAATTGTATTAAAAGGTAAGTATGCAGCCAGAGAACGGAATTTTTCAACAAAGGTACAGTATACATCATCAGAAATAATCATTAAATCAGGATTATGCTCATGTACAATTTTCACCAGCTCATTTATGGTTTCAGGCTTTATTGAAACAGATGGAGGATTGCTGGGATTTATAACAAATAAAGCTTTAATATCTTTATTACAAAGCTTTTCTATTTCTGATTTGTCATACTGCCACATATTTATGCCGCTTTCGTAATTTGAAGCCTTTATTTCAGTGATTGAAAAATTATATCTTTCCAGATGGGGAATTTCCAAATAAGGTGTAAAAACGGGAGTCATAATTGCAACACTGTCCCCAATCTTTAAAAGCTTATTGGCAATTAATGAATCAAAAATATAACACATGGCTGCAGTTGCACCTTCAACGGCAAATATATTGAAATTGTCCTCTGATGTGCTGTCATAGCCAATTTCTTTAATCAGGTAATCCTGAACCACTTTTTCAATATGAAGGAGCATACGATCAGGCACAGGATAATTGTCTCCAATTATGCCGTCAGCTAACTCAAAAACCCATTTGTCTGCATTAAATCCCTTATCTGATCCATATTCAACTATTTTTTTTATCAGTTCTATTCCAGGAAGTGTGGTATTTTTAGTCAAATAATCATTTAATCTTTCAGCTATTCCTGGTCTGCTTGGCATACCTGCAAGATCTTTGTCCTCCCAAACTCTTTTTGTCTCTAAAACAGCAAACTGACCAAATGTAAAAAAAGCTTCTCTTGGTAAGGAAGCTGTCCAGTTGGGATTACCTCTTCCTGCATTTAATAATGTATTTATACTTTTCTTCTTGGGCCCTTCAGCCAGGTTAATTAGCTTGTTCTTAAGCTCAAAAGGACTTATTTTACCATATACACGCCTGATTTCTTCTAGTTGCACATTTTCATGAACTCTCATTTTTATCTTACAGCTCCTTAGCTTTACAATTATTGCGTAAATAATTTATTTAAAAATATAATGTGCATATTGTAACAATATTATTCTATAAAAGTGTATAGTTGATAAATTATGTAAAGTAGATTAAAATAGATAGGAACTTTTTAAATGATAATAAATGTAAAAAAGTATAGGTGGGGGAAGATAGATGAGCAGATTATTTTGCGGGAAAAACATAGAGCTTCTGGCGCCAGCAGGGACTTTCAAGGATTTTACTGAAATCGTTAAGAGCAGTGCTGATGCTGTATATTTCGGCGGAAAACAATTTAACATGAGAATGCATAGAAAAGACTACAATTTGTCAAATGATGAAATTAGACAAGCTGTTTTAATGGCTCATTCATTAGGAAAAAAAGTATATATCACATTTAATAATATGATGAACAACACTGAAATAGAAGGCTCCAGGGAATATCTGAGCTTTCTTGACACTGTGAAACCAGATGGATTTATTGTACAGGATTTAGGCGCAGTACGATTAATTGAGGAAATGGGTATAACTATTCCAATTCATTCTAGTGTTATGATGAATGTTCATAACAAGCAAATCATAGATGCCCTTTATAAAATGGGAATATCAAGAGTAGTAACTTCAAGAGAGATGAGTCTGGAAACCATCAAAAGACTTTCAAAGGATACTAATATGGAATTTGAATATTTCATCCATGGAGATATGTGTGCAGTCCATGGAAGTCAATGCTTCTATAGCGGAATGCTGTTTGGGAAAAGCAGTAATAGAGGGTTGTGTCTTAAACCATGCAGATGGCCTTATAAATTTGGACAGGATTCACAGGAGAAATTTAAAGATTATCTGGCTGTAAAGGACATGTGTATGTATGAACATCTGCCTGATCTAATTGATGCAGGAGTATGCTCATTTAAAATTGAAGGAAGAATGAGGAGCAGTGGTTATTTAATTCAGCTCATAAATAAATATGGAAAAGCCATAGACAGATATATTGAAGATCCTACGGGCTACTATGTGGATGATGAAGCTTTAAAACTTCAGGAAGACAGAACAAGAAATTTATCCACTGCATATGCTTTCAAGGTACCTGGAATTAATAACATAGAATTTGATGCATCAAGAGAACCTAAAATATTCAGCAGGGCCGTTGAAGAATTTGAAGTAAATAATGAAAAGTTACATGAACTAAAGGAAAAGTTTAAAACAGAAAAAAAGCTTAATAATAAACCATTATTAACAGTAAAGGTAAATAATATAGAATCCTTTAAGTCAGCTGTTGATAATGGTGCAGATGAAATATATATTCCAGGTGACGTATTTAGATGCGACAGACCATTTTCCAAAGCACAGATAGAGGAAGCTGTTAAGTATGCTGATAATAAAAAGGTTTATATAACTCTTCCACAAATGATGTTTCCAAGACAGTTTACTGATTATTCTGCAATGATGAAATTCTATAAAAAGGCTGGAATTGAAGGAATAATAGTAACTAATATAGGGGCCGCAGAGGAATTTAAAAACGATGATTTAAAGATGATTGGAGAGTTTTCACTTAATTGTTATAACACTAAAGCTGCTGAATTCTATGAAGAGGAAGGAATTAAGAGAGTAACAGTATCTGTTGAATCAACAGCTGATGCTCTAAAGGAAATGCTTTTAAATACTAAGACTCCATTGGAAGTTATAGTACAGGGAGCTCCTACAGTAATGTATATGGAGCACTGTGTTTATGCCGGTGAACACAATACTACATCAAAAGACTGGTGCTTAAAATACTGTGAAAAGGAATTAAAAGAGCTTGTAGATGAGAAAGGATTTAAACATCCTGTTTATACTGATCAATACTGCAGAAATCATATACTGTCTGGGAAAGATATATGCCTTATTGGGTTAATTGATGAATTGTCAAATTTAGGGGTAAGGGCAGTAAGAATTGAAGGGCAGCATTATAATGATGGAGTTTTAGGACAAGTAGTTAAGATTTACAGGCAGGCTTTAGATGGCAATAATTCTAATGATAGATCTGAATTATTAAAAGATATAACAAATAGAGGTCAGAGTTTTCAAGCTCTGAATTATAATTAAGGGGATGAGCTTATGAATAATACTTACTTAGGACCACACATTACAATGGAGAAAAGAAACAAATATTTAGTTCCCTGCTCAAATCATTTTTATAAAAATCCGCCTGAAATTGTTAAAGGTGAAATGCAGTATTTATATGATAGTGAAGGAAAAAAATACTTAGATTTTTATTCAGGAGTTTCTGTAATGAACTGCGGTCACTGCAATGCTGAAATCCTTGAAAAAACAATTGATCAGATGAAAACATTGCAGCATACCTCAACTATTTATCTTACTGAGCCCATGGTAAATCTAGCAGAAGAGCTGAGCCAGGTAACTCCTGGCGATTTAAAAAGAAGTTTCTTCTGCGGAACAGGTTCAGAGGCTAATGAAGGAGCATTGCTTGCTGCATCATTATATACAAATAAAAGTGAAATACTGGCTTTAAATAATGGGCTTCATGGAAGGACAAAGCTAACCATGAGTGTAACTGGTATTGGAATGTGGAGAACAGATTCTAACCCTGTGGGAGGAATTCATTTTGTGCCAAATGCTTATTGCTATAGGTGTAAATTTAAAAATTCCTGTGGTGAATGCGGTATGGAATGTGTTGAGGCAGTGGAAAAAACTATAAAGAACCACACTTCAGGCAGAGTTTCTGCTATGATAGCTGAAACAATCCAAGGTAATGGAGGCATAATAACTCCGCCTAAAGGATATTTTAAGGCATTAAAACAGGTATTGAATAAATATGGCATTTTACTTATTATTGATGAAGTTCAGACTGGGTTTGCCAGAACTGGTAAAATGTTTGCCATTGAGAATTATGATGTAGTACCTGATATAATAACAATGGCAAAAGCACTGGGAAATGGAGTTCCAATAGGGGCTTACATAACTACAGATGAAATTGCTTCTGCATTTACCCGTCCATCTGCTTCGACACTAGGAGGAAATCCTGTGTCTGCTGCAACAGGAAGAGCAGTCATAAGCTATATCAAAAAGTATAACTTATGCCAAAGAGC
This window harbors:
- a CDS encoding PRD domain-containing protein → MHLNQLYKILNRKYVDEAVELINNIPYEFKVRFNNKMVTGLAFHIQSLMERLKQGKPIYNPNLQEIKSRYEEEFNLSDRFVSELSVKFNVDIPEDEKGFMTILLANNIVEKKDNDNVGIIVICHGESTATSMVNVCNSLLNINLVKAIDMPLEAEVAAIYNKCLASAIASNKGKGVLIMADMGSLISFGEKIQRESGIPVRTINNVSTLTVLEAARRVVFKGENLDEIYNALASKDSEAVLSKKKAIITVCATGKGGSVMAGNLIKSTIGENYSRKVEIIPLDYMTIENNTKYFNEIKQKYDIIACFGSMKPSNNEMPYFSINELFDDNIREKLINIIDTNISSNKALSRKDMDIYDKAKIMFDKYLLYLNSNMAIKCIKNIIKELDIKEEEKENDKVSNLVIHIGCMLNRIIIGDMIIFDNIKDFIEDNNEVFLRVKKAVKSTEDAFKIKVSDDEICYIVKILQQF
- a CDS encoding ATP-binding protein, whose protein sequence is MIKIILNILAVITTIFQSFLIVWTCNSIASKENKISKINFIILNVTILVWTVFFGFNNNGPYANLIMVIGVLILCIIFYRKSIIDAILGFGTVYSVIVISSYFFFAFYKYVVSSIKLSLSSDFQMIIFVFLPSWFVYIIFFKFADYILNAVLLMKTYTHSLLFFIIITYTMIVLDTLRAQEQDGSADSMFKLIFYLMALMIFVFTIVYFARVNEKSKEADMLNDALKAKITELRKVKHDYGSEISGLYGLYQLGRFDRLGDMLKNIVERNQALNTSVYVNVQASPLISSILTPISSSDIDLIVLDTADYNNLSINDDELLKVLSNIIRNSLDALKGVKNPIIKFKSYNVHNGVVINISNNGPEIPCDIMNKIFKAGFSTKGNVDGERGFGLSIVKEIINKCNGKITINSSSELTEFNIQIPYK
- a CDS encoding HAMP domain-containing sensor histidine kinase, which produces MKNKFVSHPKLWNMVEKAVLLLLIISAFLLIEIYSSINSINKKNNEINSMNSTLSATKQKLSYIKKDEGSISNANWINYDLWVKQCASIGNSYIYDKTNNLKILSEKSQDELNNISREFKISIGNYDYSKIVKFIIIDKSKNTFITNDTENIDLIKNDLKLFQQETGDLYKYVSGKGKWYNLSYNSDGAPASRYGSNHSIINSSNYVEAYWFPNNYSYSNEDEPVLKNILQAAQNNYNSEISSINESVSNTRNSITRDKMYIAMYSAILFLILMVLYFLGEERFIRGLKNNFMIKFFKTINQWFENRTTLFKITVYFLFTLSVIMALWLMYNHGMIVILLPLVLFYAIVILPKIIRFSRYIDEIIQGTAKITSGELDYVIRENGDRSLACLSHNINKINKGFKVSIEDQIKNEKLKSELVANVSHDLKTPLTSIINYTDILLRENISEEEKKEFLNILNRKSIKLKTLIEDLFEISKINSGKLELNKKNVDVIELINQSISEYSDSEVYSYKKIVFIVKSFAKKIEMNLDGNRMSRVFENLITNALKYSLANTRVYVDIDDIHKGIKISFKNVSSAPLDFDKKEIFERFTRGDISRSSDVDGNGLGLAIAKSIVELHGGIMYIDFDGDLFKAITELYY
- a CDS encoding response regulator transcription factor, yielding MDTHNVLVVDDEKEIRDAIEVYLRSTENINIIKAGDGLEALDSLENNEIHVIILDVMMPKLDGIRTCMKIREKRNIPIIMLSAKSEETDKILGLNIGADDYITKPFNPMELVARVKSQLRRYIDLGNYNKKANDEEVVIDQLIINKISHTVTLEGNKVKLTPIEYDILLLLAENRGRVFSSEELYERVWDEPAFKTENTVSVHIRRLRKKIEINTKDPRYIKVVWGVGYTIEK
- the aspD gene encoding aspartate 4-decarboxylase, with protein sequence MRVHENVQLEEIRRVYGKISPFELKNKLINLAEGPKKKSINTLLNAGRGNPNWTASLPREAFFTFGQFAVLETKRVWEDKDLAGMPSRPGIAERLNDYLTKNTTLPGIELIKKIVEYGSDKGFNADKWVFELADGIIGDNYPVPDRMLLHIEKVVQDYLIKEIGYDSTSEDNFNIFAVEGATAAMCYIFDSLIANKLLKIGDSVAIMTPVFTPYLEIPHLERYNFSITEIKASNYESGINMWQYDKSEIEKLCNKDIKALFVINPSNPPSVSIKPETINELVKIVHEHNPDLMIISDDVYCTFVEKFRSLAAYLPFNTIGVYSFSKYFGVTGWRLGTIAIHKNNVFDKLLKNQSAEDKNELNKRYEALSTNPEKICFIDRIVADSRQVALNHTAGLSTPQQVQMAFFCIFALTDKENNYKKLTQNICHHREELLYKGLHMELKHNPYDAAYYTEFDLLQWAGETFNKDFADYLQKNHKPVDILLRLAEESSIVLLNGGGFHAPEWSIRISLANLKDESYLKIGEYLHKILEDYVLSWENEKNKIVRKSSLL
- a CDS encoding peptidase U32 family protein; its protein translation is MSRLFCGKNIELLAPAGTFKDFTEIVKSSADAVYFGGKQFNMRMHRKDYNLSNDEIRQAVLMAHSLGKKVYITFNNMMNNTEIEGSREYLSFLDTVKPDGFIVQDLGAVRLIEEMGITIPIHSSVMMNVHNKQIIDALYKMGISRVVTSREMSLETIKRLSKDTNMEFEYFIHGDMCAVHGSQCFYSGMLFGKSSNRGLCLKPCRWPYKFGQDSQEKFKDYLAVKDMCMYEHLPDLIDAGVCSFKIEGRMRSSGYLIQLINKYGKAIDRYIEDPTGYYVDDEALKLQEDRTRNLSTAYAFKVPGINNIEFDASREPKIFSRAVEEFEVNNEKLHELKEKFKTEKKLNNKPLLTVKVNNIESFKSAVDNGADEIYIPGDVFRCDRPFSKAQIEEAVKYADNKKVYITLPQMMFPRQFTDYSAMMKFYKKAGIEGIIVTNIGAAEEFKNDDLKMIGEFSLNCYNTKAAEFYEEEGIKRVTVSVESTADALKEMLLNTKTPLEVIVQGAPTVMYMEHCVYAGEHNTTSKDWCLKYCEKELKELVDEKGFKHPVYTDQYCRNHILSGKDICLIGLIDELSNLGVRAVRIEGQHYNDGVLGQVVKIYRQALDGNNSNDRSELLKDITNRGQSFQALNYN
- a CDS encoding aspartate aminotransferase family protein — protein: MNNTYLGPHITMEKRNKYLVPCSNHFYKNPPEIVKGEMQYLYDSEGKKYLDFYSGVSVMNCGHCNAEILEKTIDQMKTLQHTSTIYLTEPMVNLAEELSQVTPGDLKRSFFCGTGSEANEGALLAASLYTNKSEILALNNGLHGRTKLTMSVTGIGMWRTDSNPVGGIHFVPNAYCYRCKFKNSCGECGMECVEAVEKTIKNHTSGRVSAMIAETIQGNGGIITPPKGYFKALKQVLNKYGILLIIDEVQTGFARTGKMFAIENYDVVPDIITMAKALGNGVPIGAYITTDEIASAFTRPSASTLGGNPVSAATGRAVISYIKKYNLCQRAQLMGSKLKDGLLKLKDKYKIIGDVRGLGLMMGAELVKENMEPAVKETDIILEQLKDKGIIVGKNGENRNVLAFQPPLIISEEDIENLIKSLDEILCNMQYA